Proteins co-encoded in one endosymbiont 'TC1' of Trimyema compressum genomic window:
- a CDS encoding glycosyltransferase family 2 protein: protein MIKEMLPSIAYSILQIYMIIVTSYFVVTGILGFRKPKQLPNVEPNKRFLILVPAHNEASVIGGIAENLKHLDYPDELYDAIIIADGCTDDTATIVRKIGLKALEHTYLPGEHKGKPYAIRYALEQISDYEARYDGVCICDADNLVSLNFLKEMNKHLSAGQQLVQCYLDTKNPMGNWVSLSFATNFYYMNRSCQLARTHWKLGASLGGTGFCIGTKLLKKIGWTANSLTEDLEFQIQTVLGGEKAHWCHTARVYDEKPTSFKASCEQRSRWARGHWELIFKFAPSLLVKAIKERSIIALDTLFYSLNPLHMLVGGIMMVFGAIALAVGYPLNSLIPIHPMIRNILMIIPYILIVFSILKDVQKPKLKLLGAIAMPIFNLTYIPIVFWALLTRKNRIWKRTEHSKNIALDLELDAIKVKNKN from the coding sequence ATGATAAAAGAAATGTTACCTTCTATCGCCTATAGTATTTTGCAAATCTATATGATAATAGTTACCAGTTATTTTGTCGTAACTGGCATTCTAGGTTTTAGGAAACCAAAACAATTGCCTAATGTGGAACCAAACAAAAGGTTCCTTATTCTTGTGCCTGCACATAATGAGGCATCTGTTATTGGAGGAATTGCGGAAAACTTAAAGCACCTTGATTATCCAGATGAACTTTATGATGCTATTATTATTGCAGATGGCTGTACAGATGATACAGCAACTATTGTAAGAAAAATCGGACTAAAAGCACTTGAGCATACTTACTTACCTGGAGAACACAAAGGAAAACCTTATGCAATCCGCTATGCATTAGAGCAAATTAGCGATTATGAAGCCCGTTATGATGGGGTCTGTATTTGTGATGCTGATAACTTAGTATCATTAAACTTCCTAAAAGAAATGAATAAACATCTTTCTGCAGGACAGCAACTAGTACAATGTTACTTAGATACAAAAAACCCAATGGGCAACTGGGTATCATTATCCTTTGCAACTAACTTCTACTATATGAATCGTTCTTGCCAATTAGCTAGAACCCACTGGAAACTAGGTGCTTCTCTTGGCGGAACCGGCTTTTGTATTGGAACTAAACTTCTTAAAAAGATTGGCTGGACTGCCAACTCATTAACAGAAGACTTAGAATTCCAAATTCAAACAGTACTAGGTGGCGAAAAAGCCCATTGGTGTCACACCGCTAGAGTCTATGATGAAAAACCAACATCTTTTAAAGCGTCATGTGAACAAAGAAGCCGTTGGGCTAGAGGACATTGGGAATTAATTTTCAAATTTGCTCCATCTCTATTAGTTAAAGCCATTAAAGAAAGAAGCATTATTGCCTTAGATACTCTTTTTTATAGCTTAAATCCACTCCATATGTTAGTAGGTGGAATTATGATGGTTTTTGGAGCAATAGCGCTTGCAGTAGGTTATCCTCTAAACAGTTTAATTCCCATTCACCCTATGATTCGGAATATTCTAATGATAATACCATATATTTTAATTGTTTTTTCAATTCTAAAGGATGTACAAAAACCAAAACTTAAGTTGCTAGGTGCTATTGCAATGCCAATTTTCAACTTAACTTATATTCCAATTGTTTTTTGGGCATTACTCACAAGAAAAAACAGAATATGGAAAAGAACAGAACATTCAAAAAACATTGCTTTAGATTTAGAATTAGATGCAATTAAAGTCAAAAATAAAAACTAA